Proteins encoded by one window of Candidatus Binatia bacterium:
- a CDS encoding NAD(P)/FAD-dependent oxidoreductase, giving the protein MSAGKVAVVGAGLAGLAAASELRARGFEVIVLEARERIGGRVWTVREGFAYGQHAEAGADLIDEGQDTIIGLVRRLGLELVPILKQGFASYRLDDDGVRRVHRGASGWGELAHRLAPEIDAFRLAERRWEGPIARAIARRSVAQWLDEVGAGAGLRALATSLRGFFAADPEDMSLLQLVDELAQEGGAARGGLYRIRGGNDQLAAALARDVVVRTGCVVRAIRCRTRAGAGRTSSVVVETEDARGRRETLHADWCVVALPTSTLREVSLSPALPASQHEAIARLRYGAMAKANVQLERAFWRVRGRPRAYGSDMPHGAVWDANEEQRGRAGILTLLAGGRASRALRERIARGGFDVVREDLAWLGAHDARALHGHVACWERERWSRGAYAFFDPTFDPELRAWLRRPHARVVFAGEHTSDRWQGYMNGAIESGLRAAHELALLAADDARRSGRSARRRR; this is encoded by the coding sequence TTGAGCGCGGGGAAGGTCGCGGTCGTCGGCGCGGGGCTCGCGGGACTCGCTGCAGCGAGCGAGCTGCGCGCGCGTGGCTTCGAGGTGATCGTTCTCGAAGCGCGCGAGCGCATCGGCGGGCGCGTGTGGACGGTCCGCGAGGGCTTCGCCTACGGCCAGCACGCCGAAGCGGGCGCGGATCTCATCGACGAAGGTCAGGACACGATCATCGGCCTCGTGCGCCGTCTGGGACTCGAGCTCGTCCCGATCCTGAAGCAGGGCTTCGCGTCGTACCGTCTCGACGACGACGGCGTGCGGCGCGTGCACCGAGGTGCCAGCGGCTGGGGCGAGCTCGCGCATCGCCTCGCGCCCGAGATCGACGCGTTCCGGCTCGCCGAGCGACGCTGGGAAGGTCCGATCGCGCGCGCCATCGCGCGGCGCTCGGTCGCGCAGTGGCTCGACGAGGTCGGCGCCGGCGCGGGCCTGCGCGCGCTCGCGACCAGCCTGCGCGGCTTCTTCGCCGCCGACCCCGAGGACATGTCGCTGCTGCAGCTCGTCGACGAGCTTGCTCAGGAAGGTGGGGCTGCGCGCGGCGGGCTCTACCGCATCCGCGGCGGCAACGACCAGCTCGCCGCGGCGCTCGCGCGCGACGTCGTCGTGCGCACCGGCTGCGTCGTGCGCGCGATCCGCTGCCGCACGCGGGCAGGTGCAGGACGAACGTCGTCCGTCGTCGTCGAAACCGAGGACGCGCGCGGCCGACGCGAGACGCTGCACGCAGATTGGTGCGTGGTCGCGCTGCCGACCTCGACGCTGCGCGAGGTTTCGCTCTCGCCGGCGCTGCCCGCGTCGCAGCACGAGGCGATCGCGCGCCTGCGCTACGGCGCGATGGCGAAGGCGAACGTGCAGCTCGAGCGCGCCTTCTGGCGCGTGCGCGGACGTCCGCGTGCCTACGGCTCCGACATGCCGCACGGTGCGGTGTGGGACGCGAACGAGGAGCAGCGCGGACGCGCCGGCATCCTCACGCTGCTCGCCGGCGGACGCGCGAGCCGCGCCCTGCGCGAGCGCATCGCGCGCGGCGGCTTCGACGTCGTGCGCGAGGACCTCGCCTGGCTCGGCGCGCACGACGCGCGCGCCCTGCACGGACACGTCGCGTGCTGGGAGCGCGAGCGCTGGTCGCGCGGCGCGTACGCGTTCTTCGACCCGACGTTCGATCCCGAGCTGCGCGCCTGGCTCCGTCGTCCGCACGCGCGCGTCGTGTTCGCCGGCGAGCACACGAGCGATCGCTGGCAGGGCTACATGAACGGCGCGATCGAGAGCGGGCTGCGCGCGGCGCACGAGCTGGCGTTGCTCGCCGCGGACGACGCGCGACGCAGCGGTCGCAGCGCTCGTCGCAGACGCTGA
- a CDS encoding adenosine deaminase, translating into MPEWLTELHLHVGGAVAPHILWEMAHSQGMKLPVRGYFEFVDLVTASPDRVKSLEDYLEILHRWTERIQSGPHAIERAIYEVLAKEYRGSRVATMELRFNPMKRNLGGERDLDHIIHAALRGMDRACLEYNMKAGLIFCLAREFPTELNEIIVEKAIRYRSRGVVGIDLAGTERQRPELDPASAERFAGMFERARDAGLGTTVHTGETPHTAADGVIAAVERLRPQRIGHGIRAAYSKEAMDRLREAGVVLEICPTSNLSTRAVSGLDELRFILRTFLENDVKFTINTDATYILGTDLRREVELLVTAGILTGSEVARCFAIAAEASFLRG; encoded by the coding sequence CTGCCCGAGTGGCTCACCGAGCTGCACCTGCACGTCGGCGGCGCGGTCGCGCCGCACATCCTCTGGGAGATGGCGCACTCGCAGGGCATGAAGCTGCCGGTGCGCGGCTACTTCGAGTTCGTCGACCTGGTCACCGCGAGCCCCGACCGCGTCAAGAGCCTCGAGGACTACCTCGAGATCCTGCACCGCTGGACGGAGCGCATCCAGTCCGGGCCGCACGCGATCGAGCGCGCGATCTACGAGGTGCTGGCGAAGGAGTACCGCGGCTCGCGCGTCGCGACCATGGAGCTGCGCTTCAACCCGATGAAGCGCAACCTCGGCGGCGAGCGCGACCTCGACCACATCATCCATGCCGCGCTGCGCGGCATGGACCGCGCCTGCCTCGAGTACAACATGAAGGCCGGGCTGATCTTCTGCCTCGCGCGCGAGTTCCCGACCGAGCTCAACGAGATCATCGTCGAGAAGGCGATCCGCTACCGCTCGCGCGGCGTGGTCGGCATCGACCTCGCCGGCACGGAGCGCCAGCGTCCGGAGCTCGACCCGGCGTCGGCCGAGCGCTTCGCCGGCATGTTCGAGCGCGCGCGCGACGCCGGCCTCGGAACGACGGTGCACACCGGCGAGACGCCGCACACCGCGGCCGACGGCGTGATCGCGGCGGTCGAGCGTCTGCGCCCGCAGCGGATCGGTCACGGCATCCGCGCCGCGTACTCGAAGGAGGCAATGGACCGTCTGCGCGAGGCGGGTGTGGTGCTCGAGATCTGCCCGACGTCGAACCTGAGCACGCGCGCGGTGAGCGGGCTCGACGAGCTGCGCTTCATCCTGCGCACGTTCCTCGAGAACGACGTCAAGTTCACGATCAACACCGACGCGACGTACATCCTCGGCACCGATCTGCGCCGCGAGGTCGAGCTGCTGGTGACGGCCGGCATCTTGACGGGCAGCGAGGTCGCGCGCTGCTTCGCGATCGCCGCCGAGGCGTCGTTCCTGCGCGGGTGA
- a CDS encoding polysaccharide deacetylase gives MKPAPFAPAPRFVWPDGARCAVMLSFDVDGETTALSEDPKLVERLSTMSQCEYGPRVGVPRLLELLAHLDVPATFFVPGWVAERHPRMLQAIAQDGHEIGVHGFLHERLPTLSAARERDVLRRTTDILTRLSGVRPVGYRAPWYEINPRTPELLVREGFLYDSSLMGDDVPYLLRERLVEIPAQWMLEDWEQFAFNADPHWGVIPENCEKVHDLWWQEFFAMRDFGCCFVLTMHPWLMGRPSRVRLLERLVRDMQAAGGVWFARGSEIARWVKEHPEARREIDLDLVPRSPERIRRQA, from the coding sequence GTGAAGCCCGCACCGTTCGCTCCCGCGCCGCGCTTCGTCTGGCCCGACGGCGCGCGCTGCGCGGTGATGCTGAGCTTCGACGTCGACGGCGAGACCACGGCGCTGTCGGAGGATCCGAAGCTCGTCGAGCGGCTCTCGACGATGTCGCAGTGCGAGTACGGGCCGCGCGTCGGCGTGCCGCGTCTGCTCGAGCTGCTCGCGCACCTCGACGTGCCGGCGACCTTCTTCGTGCCGGGCTGGGTCGCCGAGCGTCACCCGCGCATGCTGCAGGCGATCGCGCAGGACGGGCACGAGATCGGCGTCCACGGCTTCCTGCACGAGCGCCTGCCGACGCTCTCCGCGGCGCGCGAGCGCGACGTGCTGCGCAGGACCACGGACATCTTGACGCGCCTCTCGGGCGTGCGTCCGGTCGGCTACCGCGCGCCCTGGTACGAGATCAATCCGCGCACGCCCGAGCTGCTGGTCCGCGAGGGCTTCCTCTACGACTCGAGCCTGATGGGCGACGACGTGCCCTACCTGCTGCGCGAGCGCTTGGTCGAGATTCCCGCGCAGTGGATGCTCGAGGACTGGGAGCAGTTCGCGTTCAACGCCGACCCGCACTGGGGCGTCATTCCGGAGAACTGCGAGAAGGTCCACGACCTCTGGTGGCAGGAGTTCTTCGCCATGCGCGACTTCGGCTGCTGCTTCGTGCTCACCATGCACCCCTGGCTCATGGGCCGTCCGTCGCGCGTGCGTCTGCTCGAGCGTCTGGTGCGCGACATGCAGGCCGCGGGTGGCGTGTGGTTCGCGCGCGGCAGCGAGATCGCGCGCTGGGTGAAGGAGCATCCCGAGGCCCGACGCGAGATCGACCTCGACCTCGTGCCGCGCTCGCCCGAGCGAATTCGCCGTCAGGCTTGA
- a CDS encoding isochorismatase family cysteine hydrolase, whose amino-acid sequence MIDFQRDFCERGGYADHAGGVDWVRPIVPHARRLLEAARRAGLLVVHTREGYAPDLSDCDPTKLERSRRAGAEIGSPGPLGRLLIRGEPGHDIIAPLAPLAHEPVIDKSTYGAFCKSHLELLLRARGIRRLAIAGVTADVCVHTTLREAVDRGFACDYVRDAISTFDPEIRRACERMVEQEGGVWGRLTTVARLEREWLG is encoded by the coding sequence ATGATCGACTTCCAGCGCGACTTCTGCGAGCGCGGCGGCTACGCCGACCACGCGGGCGGCGTCGACTGGGTGCGTCCGATCGTGCCGCACGCGCGCCGTCTGCTCGAAGCCGCGCGCCGCGCGGGGCTGCTCGTCGTCCACACGCGCGAGGGCTACGCGCCCGACCTCTCGGACTGCGATCCGACGAAGCTCGAGCGCTCGCGTCGCGCGGGCGCCGAGATCGGCAGCCCGGGTCCGCTCGGACGCCTTCTCATCCGCGGCGAGCCGGGGCACGACATCATCGCGCCGCTCGCCCCGCTCGCGCACGAGCCGGTGATCGACAAGTCGACGTACGGCGCGTTCTGCAAGAGCCACCTCGAGCTCCTGCTGCGCGCGCGTGGCATCCGACGGCTCGCGATCGCCGGCGTGACGGCCGACGTCTGCGTGCACACGACGCTGCGCGAGGCGGTCGATCGCGGCTTCGCGTGCGACTACGTGCGCGACGCGATCTCGACCTTCGATCCCGAGATCCGTCGCGCGTGCGAGCGCATGGTCGAGCAGGAGGGCGGCGTGTGGGGACGGCTCACGACCGTCGCGCGCCTGGAGCGGGAATGGCTCGGGTGA
- a CDS encoding SDR family NAD(P)-dependent oxidoreductase, with protein sequence MAELDGKRVLVTGTSRGIGAAIARLFCAEGATVRGLDRAAPHDAIAGDFRACTVDLRDAAATARTVDAVLAELGAVDVLVNNAAILPFRFIEETDDATLEDVVAVNFLALYRLCRQLYPTMRARRAGTIVNVASELALVGLAGYTAYCGAKGAVLAFTRALALEAAPYGVRVNALCPGPTDTEMMARELAAAPSPDRAREEMLSSVPLGRLARPEEIAQAALFLASDRASFVHGATIVVDGGRTTI encoded by the coding sequence ATGGCTGAGCTCGACGGCAAGCGCGTCCTCGTCACCGGAACCTCGCGCGGCATCGGCGCCGCGATCGCGCGCCTGTTCTGCGCCGAGGGCGCGACCGTGCGCGGGCTCGACCGCGCCGCACCACACGACGCGATCGCCGGCGACTTCCGCGCCTGCACGGTCGACCTGCGCGACGCGGCGGCGACCGCGCGCACGGTCGACGCGGTGCTCGCCGAGCTCGGGGCGGTCGACGTGCTGGTCAACAACGCGGCGATCCTGCCGTTCCGCTTCATCGAGGAGACCGACGACGCGACCCTCGAGGACGTCGTCGCGGTGAACTTCCTCGCCCTCTACCGGCTCTGCCGGCAGCTTTATCCGACGATGCGCGCGCGGCGCGCGGGGACGATCGTCAACGTCGCTTCCGAGCTCGCGCTGGTCGGGCTCGCGGGCTACACCGCGTACTGCGGCGCGAAGGGCGCGGTGCTGGCGTTCACGCGCGCGCTCGCGCTCGAGGCGGCGCCCTACGGCGTGCGCGTCAACGCGCTCTGCCCGGGTCCGACCGACACCGAGATGATGGCGCGCGAGCTCGCCGCGGCGCCGTCGCCGGATCGGGCGCGCGAGGAGATGCTCTCCAGCGTGCCGCTCGGACGCCTCGCGCGCCCCGAGGAGATCGCGCAGGCGGCGCTGTTTCTCGCGAGCGACCGCGCGAGCTTCGTGCACGGCGCGACGATCGTGGTCGACGGCGGCCGCACGACGATCTGA
- a CDS encoding ABC transporter ATP-binding protein, with product MGDVKLEIRGIEKVFATKNKTTQALAPTSFTVDDGEFVSLVGPSGCGKSTLLYIIAGLEDASAGSILLDGREVCEPGPDRGMVFQNYTLFPWLTVLENTRFASTLKVNHALDGSVAEVMARIERVYALLDLMGLGDFHNAYPRELSGGMKQRVAIARALANDPSVLLMDEPFGALDAQTREEMQELLLLVRLHWRKTIVFVTHDVDEAIFLSDRIIVMSPRPGRVRAQLRVDLPQPRTVEQRLDPEFMRLKREIVALLHESRSETGTRERLLRKMFDRQGAQAGA from the coding sequence GTGGGTGACGTCAAGCTCGAGATCCGCGGGATCGAGAAGGTCTTTGCGACCAAGAACAAGACGACGCAGGCGCTGGCGCCGACGTCGTTCACGGTCGACGACGGCGAGTTCGTCTCGCTCGTCGGACCGTCGGGCTGCGGCAAGTCGACGCTGCTCTACATCATCGCCGGCCTCGAGGACGCGAGCGCGGGTTCGATCCTGCTCGACGGCCGCGAGGTGTGCGAGCCCGGCCCCGACCGCGGCATGGTGTTCCAGAACTACACGCTCTTTCCCTGGCTCACCGTGCTCGAGAACACGCGCTTTGCGAGCACGCTGAAGGTGAACCACGCGCTCGACGGCAGCGTCGCCGAGGTGATGGCGCGGATCGAGCGCGTCTACGCGCTGCTCGACCTCATGGGTCTCGGCGACTTCCACAACGCCTACCCGCGCGAGCTCTCGGGCGGCATGAAGCAGCGGGTCGCGATCGCGCGCGCGCTCGCCAACGATCCGTCCGTGCTCTTGATGGACGAGCCGTTCGGCGCGCTCGACGCGCAGACGCGCGAGGAGATGCAGGAGCTGCTGCTGCTCGTGCGTCTGCACTGGCGGAAGACGATCGTCTTCGTCACGCACGACGTCGACGAGGCGATCTTCCTCTCCGACCGCATCATCGTGATGTCGCCGCGTCCGGGTCGCGTGCGCGCGCAGCTGCGCGTCGACCTGCCGCAGCCGCGCACCGTCGAGCAACGGCTCGACCCGGAGTTCATGCGGCTCAAGCGCGAGATCGTCGCGCTGCTGCACGAGTCGCGCTCCGAGACCGGCACGCGCGAGCGGTTGCTGCGCAAGATGTTCGATCGGCAGGGAGCACAAGCGGGCGCGTGA
- a CDS encoding ABC transporter permease yields MAGLPQMRRDDVGVVLTAGASTPAVAAPPPAQADAPARAVRRTRWFALRRDIPRPAYLGLAALSFLAAFLFWQWVSHQPFVNPVFVPAPEKVWEAALGFLGDGAIWTDVKVSFFRVTAGFALSALIAIPIGILIGSFKVGEGLIQPLSEFVRYIPVPALIPLMMVLFGIGELPKVMLIFAGTYFQMVLMVADEVRRVPYELVQVSYTLGAKRSEIIGKVLWPAALPGVFDALRLCNGWAWTYLVVAELVAANEGLGYRILKFSRYLQTPRIFVYLLLLGIIGLTLDMVFRALHRRFFRWAATAR; encoded by the coding sequence ATGGCGGGACTGCCGCAGATGCGCAGGGACGACGTCGGGGTGGTCTTGACCGCGGGGGCGAGCACGCCGGCCGTCGCCGCGCCGCCGCCCGCGCAGGCCGACGCGCCGGCGCGAGCGGTGCGACGCACCCGCTGGTTCGCGCTGCGGCGCGACATCCCGCGGCCCGCGTACCTCGGGCTCGCGGCGCTGAGCTTCCTCGCGGCCTTCCTCTTCTGGCAGTGGGTCAGCCACCAGCCATTCGTGAACCCGGTCTTCGTGCCGGCGCCGGAGAAGGTGTGGGAGGCGGCGCTCGGCTTCCTCGGCGACGGCGCGATCTGGACCGACGTCAAGGTGAGCTTCTTCCGCGTCACCGCGGGCTTCGCGCTGTCGGCGCTGATCGCGATCCCGATCGGCATCCTGATCGGCTCGTTCAAGGTCGGCGAGGGGCTGATCCAGCCGCTCTCGGAATTCGTGCGCTACATCCCGGTGCCGGCGCTGATCCCGCTGATGATGGTGCTGTTCGGCATCGGCGAGCTGCCGAAGGTCATGCTGATCTTCGCCGGCACGTACTTCCAGATGGTGCTGATGGTCGCCGACGAGGTGCGGCGCGTGCCGTACGAGCTCGTGCAGGTGAGCTACACGCTCGGCGCCAAGCGCAGCGAGATCATCGGCAAGGTGCTGTGGCCGGCGGCGCTGCCGGGCGTGTTCGACGCGCTGCGGCTGTGCAACGGCTGGGCGTGGACGTACCTCGTGGTCGCGGAGCTGGTCGCCGCGAACGAGGGTCTGGGCTACCGCATCCTCAAGTTCTCGCGCTACCTGCAGACGCCGCGCATCTTCGTCTACCTGCTGCTGCTCGGGATCATCGGCCTCACGCTGGACATGGTCTTCCGCGCGCTTCACCGGCGCTTCTTCCGCTGGGCGGCGACGGCGAGGTGA
- a CDS encoding ABC transporter substrate-binding protein has translation MKRLITLATVCVAVAALTLGAAPAAHAKEPLKIGYSDWPGFTSWQIGKEKGIFEKNGVDVELVWFPVYTDSLTALNTGKLDGNLQTWSDTMAPLSEGIPLKVVLILDNSFGNDAIVAKPGIESVKDLKGKTVGTELATVDHFMLLNALAANDMTESDIKYTNLTVQDAAAAFIAGKLDAAAIWQPWIAQIQREGKGKVIYSSADMPGLIPDLAVFQAKVVEERPEDIQAAVKSFFEIVDFIRNNEDEAVAIMAKVVEQPPSEYKAFLPGTKFFDLEANLNGFEKRDDNTSLYGSGKTIAEFLKKMDQIKEIPDYGAALEPKFVQALKK, from the coding sequence ATGAAAAGGCTCATCACGCTCGCCACCGTGTGCGTCGCCGTCGCGGCCCTGACGCTCGGCGCCGCGCCTGCGGCCCACGCCAAGGAGCCACTGAAGATCGGCTACAGCGACTGGCCCGGCTTCACCTCGTGGCAGATCGGCAAGGAGAAGGGGATCTTCGAGAAGAACGGCGTCGACGTCGAGCTCGTCTGGTTCCCGGTCTACACCGACTCGCTGACCGCGCTGAACACCGGCAAGCTCGACGGCAACCTGCAGACCTGGAGCGATACGATGGCGCCGCTCTCGGAGGGCATCCCGCTCAAGGTCGTGCTGATCCTCGACAACTCGTTCGGCAACGACGCGATCGTCGCCAAGCCGGGCATCGAGTCCGTCAAGGATCTGAAAGGCAAGACGGTCGGCACCGAGCTCGCCACCGTCGACCACTTCATGCTGCTCAACGCGCTCGCCGCGAACGACATGACCGAGTCCGACATCAAGTACACCAACTTGACGGTGCAGGACGCGGCCGCCGCGTTCATCGCCGGCAAGCTCGACGCGGCGGCGATCTGGCAGCCGTGGATCGCGCAGATCCAGCGCGAGGGGAAGGGCAAGGTGATCTACAGCTCGGCCGACATGCCGGGCCTGATCCCGGACCTCGCGGTGTTCCAGGCCAAGGTCGTCGAGGAGCGCCCAGAGGACATCCAGGCCGCCGTCAAGTCGTTCTTCGAGATCGTCGACTTCATCCGCAACAACGAGGACGAGGCGGTCGCGATCATGGCGAAGGTCGTCGAGCAGCCGCCGTCGGAATACAAGGCCTTCCTCCCCGGCACGAAGTTCTTCGACCTCGAGGCCAACCTGAACGGCTTCGAGAAGCGCGACGACAACACCTCGCTCTACGGCAGCGGCAAGACGATCGCCGAGTTCCTGAAGAAGATGGATCAGATCAAGGAGATCCCCGACTACGGCGCCGCGCTCGAGCCGAAGTTCGTCCAGGCGCTGAAGAAGTGA
- the glnT gene encoding type III glutamate--ammonia ligase, with amino-acid sequence MSPEASDTIVKKKQELRDAGVRYCIGAYVDIHGRPKAKCVPIEHFEHMMHGSELFTGYALDGLGQEPNDDEISAQPDLDRLIRIPWRKDVAWIPADNYFHGEPYPLSTRVVLRRVLAEAEAMGFTFNTGIECEVYVLREEGGRLVVPDATDDLVKPCYDVRGLLRAFPFLDRMVTYMNELGWDVYSFDHEDGNGQFEFDFGYTDALTMADRYVFFRHMAGHVASELGLVATFMPKPFAGKTGNGAHLNMSLADTSTGRNLFAVPKSEDPRGLGLSKLGYQFIAGILRHGRALCAVLAPTVNSYKRLIRRGAMSYYSWAPVFNSFGTNNRSNSLRVPMAGGRCECRNADSSMNPYLASALCLAAGLEGIREGLDPGEPHAENLYELSDAQLAAAGVQPLPRTLGEAVESFEADPFVERVLGPELCAEFVKYKRAEWEEYHQHVSDWEIARYAKFF; translated from the coding sequence ATGAGCCCCGAGGCCAGCGACACGATCGTCAAGAAGAAGCAGGAGCTGCGCGACGCGGGCGTGCGCTACTGCATCGGCGCCTACGTCGACATCCACGGCCGGCCGAAGGCGAAGTGCGTTCCGATCGAGCACTTCGAGCACATGATGCACGGCTCGGAGCTGTTCACCGGCTACGCGCTCGACGGCCTCGGGCAGGAGCCGAACGACGACGAGATCAGCGCGCAGCCCGACCTCGACCGCCTGATCCGCATTCCGTGGCGCAAGGACGTCGCCTGGATCCCGGCCGACAACTACTTCCACGGCGAGCCCTATCCGCTGAGCACGCGCGTCGTGCTGCGCCGCGTCCTCGCCGAGGCCGAGGCGATGGGCTTCACCTTCAACACCGGCATCGAGTGCGAGGTCTACGTGCTGCGCGAGGAGGGCGGTCGCCTCGTCGTGCCGGACGCGACCGACGATCTCGTCAAGCCCTGCTACGACGTGCGCGGTCTGCTGCGCGCGTTCCCGTTCCTCGACCGCATGGTCACGTACATGAACGAGCTCGGCTGGGACGTCTACTCGTTCGATCACGAGGACGGCAACGGCCAGTTCGAGTTCGACTTCGGCTACACCGACGCGCTCACCATGGCCGATCGCTACGTGTTCTTCCGCCACATGGCGGGGCACGTCGCGTCGGAGCTCGGGCTCGTCGCGACCTTCATGCCGAAGCCGTTCGCCGGCAAGACCGGCAACGGCGCGCACCTCAACATGAGCCTCGCCGACACCTCGACCGGACGAAACTTGTTTGCCGTGCCGAAGAGCGAGGATCCGCGCGGGCTCGGCCTCTCGAAGCTCGGCTACCAGTTCATCGCTGGAATCCTGCGTCACGGACGCGCGCTGTGCGCCGTGCTCGCGCCGACGGTGAACAGCTACAAGCGCCTGATCCGCCGCGGCGCGATGAGCTACTACTCGTGGGCGCCGGTCTTCAACTCGTTCGGCACCAACAATCGCTCGAACTCGCTGCGCGTCCCGATGGCGGGGGGACGCTGCGAGTGCCGCAACGCCGACTCGTCGATGAATCCGTATCTCGCGTCGGCGCTGTGTCTGGCGGCGGGGCTCGAAGGGATCCGGGAGGGGCTGGATCCCGGCGAGCCCCACGCCGAGAACCTCTACGAGCTCAGCGACGCGCAGCTCGCCGCGGCCGGCGTGCAGCCGTTGCCGCGCACGCTCGGTGAAGCGGTCGAGTCGTTCGAAGCCGATCCGTTCGTCGAGCGCGTGCTCGGTCCGGAGCTGTGCGCGGAGTTCGTCAAGTACAAGCGCGCCGAGTGGGAGGAGTACCACCAGCACGTGAGCGACTGGGAGATCGCTCGCTACGCGAAGTTCTTCTGA
- a CDS encoding creatininase family protein — protein MSPSSHEPRPVLWQYLTWPEIASLRDAGMDMVILPVGSTEQHGPHLAVDTDTVTATSVAHAVSARTGVPVLPSVPYGCSLGHSHRWPGALSLEPQTLAQLVFECGSWAIRAGFRRILIVNGHVTNAAPLRCALELLRSRFDDCMVALRDVGAVSERVRRAFLSDAEDWHANRAETSLILALSPERVRASELASADDPDRTRGLLFAHPVNRTSTNGVTGSPSGATVELGRELFAMIVDDLTEQVRAGLRERPPLEAGSFAEEARR, from the coding sequence ATGAGCCCGTCCTCACACGAACCGCGGCCCGTCCTCTGGCAATACTTGACGTGGCCCGAGATCGCGTCGCTGCGGGACGCGGGCATGGACATGGTGATCCTGCCCGTCGGCTCGACCGAGCAGCACGGTCCGCACCTCGCGGTCGACACCGACACGGTGACCGCGACCTCGGTCGCGCATGCGGTGTCGGCGCGCACCGGCGTGCCGGTGCTGCCGTCGGTGCCCTACGGCTGCTCGCTCGGGCACTCGCACCGCTGGCCGGGCGCGCTGTCGCTCGAGCCGCAGACGCTCGCGCAGCTCGTCTTCGAGTGCGGATCGTGGGCGATCCGCGCGGGCTTCCGGCGGATCCTGATCGTGAACGGCCACGTGACCAACGCCGCGCCGCTGCGCTGCGCGCTCGAGCTGCTGCGCTCGCGCTTCGACGACTGCATGGTCGCGCTGCGCGACGTCGGCGCGGTGTCGGAGCGCGTGCGGCGCGCGTTCCTGAGCGACGCCGAGGACTGGCACGCGAACCGCGCCGAGACTTCGCTGATCCTGGCGCTGAGCCCGGAGCGCGTGCGCGCCTCCGAGCTCGCGAGCGCGGACGATCCCGACCGCACGCGCGGCCTGCTGTTCGCGCACCCCGTCAACCGCACGAGCACGAACGGCGTCACCGGCAGCCCGAGCGGCGCGACCGTCGAGCTCGGACGCGAGCTGTTCGCGATGATCGTCGACGATCTGACCGAGCAGGTGCGGGCGGGGCTGCGCGAGAGGCCGCCGCTCGAGGCGGGCTCCTTCGCGGAGGAAGCACGTCGATGA